In Pseudomonas putida, a genomic segment contains:
- a CDS encoding PLDc N-terminal domain-containing protein, which translates to MGSTFNGLVGLIILALDIWAILNVIKSPREIGVKVLWILLIALLPVIGLVIWAIAGPRGDVRI; encoded by the coding sequence ATGGGGTCCACATTCAACGGTTTGGTCGGGCTGATCATCCTGGCCCTGGATATCTGGGCCATCCTCAATGTGATCAAGAGCCCCCGCGAGATTGGCGTCAAGGTCCTGTGGATCCTGCTGATCGCCTTGTTGCCGGTGATCGGCCTGGTGATCTGGGCCATTGCCGGGCCGCGGGGCGATGTGCGGATCTGA
- a CDS encoding LTA synthase family protein produces the protein MANTDALKQQGARAFYAPTLKSHLAYTLLSGLVIMLMLSLVRLALLVYNSDMIGDTPYSTVAEGFLNGLRFDLRVVVYLSIPLLLAILSPWAMARRGFFRFWLTLSASIVMFLGLMEMDFYREFHQRLNGLVFQYIKEDPKTVLSMLWYGFPVVRYLLAWLFGTWLLSLLFKGIDRLTRSDRVVAPTAWYNRLAVFMVILLVAVVAARGTLRQGPPMRWGDAFTTDSNFVNQLGLNGTLTLIDAAKSRFGEDRANIWKPVLDQEVAQQSVRDLLLTPHDTLVDADEAAVRRDFLPPADRTLPVKNVVVILMESFAGHSVGALGSPNNITPYFDKLAKEGLLFDRFFSNGTHTHQGMFATMACFPNLPGFEYLMQTPEGGHKLSGLPALLSARDYDDVYVYNGDFAWDNQSGFFGNQGMTTFIGRNDFVDPVFSDPTWGVSDQDMFDRGAEELAKHDGKKPIYALLQTLSNHTPYALPKDLPVEKVTGQGRLDEHLTAMRYSDWALGQFFEKARKEPYFKDTLFVIVGDHGFGNHDQVTELDLGRFNVPLLLIAPGIQEKFGAVDHTVGTQVDIVPTIMGRLGGQTRHQCWGRDLLNLPAGDQGVGMIKPSGSEQIVGLVQGDRILIESKDMSPRLYRYQLGSQFKAELIESPDQPEMLKKLEAFIQTATKSLLDNTAGVVHGTPK, from the coding sequence ATGGCTAACACGGATGCCCTGAAGCAACAGGGCGCGCGAGCCTTCTACGCGCCTACCCTGAAGTCCCACCTGGCCTATACGCTGCTCAGCGGGCTGGTGATCATGCTCATGCTCAGCCTCGTGCGTCTGGCACTGCTGGTCTACAACAGCGACATGATCGGTGACACCCCCTATTCGACCGTCGCCGAGGGTTTCCTCAATGGCCTGCGTTTCGACCTGCGGGTGGTGGTGTACCTGAGCATCCCGCTGCTGCTGGCCATCCTGAGCCCCTGGGCCATGGCCCGTCGAGGTTTCTTCCGCTTCTGGCTGACCCTGTCCGCCAGCATCGTGATGTTCCTCGGCCTGATGGAGATGGACTTCTACCGCGAGTTCCACCAGCGCCTGAACGGCCTGGTCTTCCAGTACATCAAGGAAGACCCCAAGACCGTGCTGAGCATGCTCTGGTACGGCTTCCCGGTAGTGCGCTACCTGCTGGCGTGGCTGTTCGGTACCTGGCTGCTGAGCCTGTTGTTCAAGGGCATCGACCGCCTGACCCGCAGCGACCGTGTGGTCGCGCCGACCGCCTGGTACAACCGCCTGGCGGTGTTCATGGTGATCTTGCTGGTGGCCGTGGTGGCGGCGCGCGGTACCCTGCGCCAGGGCCCGCCGATGCGCTGGGGCGACGCCTTCACCACCGACTCGAACTTCGTCAACCAGCTGGGCCTGAACGGCACCCTGACCTTGATCGACGCCGCCAAGAGCCGCTTCGGCGAAGACCGCGCCAACATCTGGAAGCCGGTACTCGACCAGGAAGTGGCCCAGCAGAGCGTGCGTGACCTGCTGTTGACCCCGCACGACACGCTGGTCGATGCCGACGAAGCCGCCGTGCGCCGCGACTTCCTGCCGCCGGCCGACCGCACCCTGCCGGTCAAGAACGTCGTGGTGATCCTCATGGAGAGCTTCGCCGGTCACTCGGTCGGTGCCCTGGGCAGCCCGAACAACATCACCCCGTACTTCGACAAGCTGGCCAAGGAGGGGCTGTTGTTCGACCGCTTCTTCTCCAACGGTACCCATACCCACCAGGGCATGTTCGCCACCATGGCCTGCTTCCCCAACCTGCCAGGTTTCGAATACCTGATGCAGACGCCAGAAGGTGGCCACAAGCTCTCCGGCCTGCCGGCCCTGCTCAGCGCTCGTGACTACGACGACGTCTACGTCTACAACGGCGACTTCGCCTGGGACAACCAGTCCGGATTCTTCGGCAACCAGGGCATGACCACCTTCATCGGCCGCAACGACTTCGTCGACCCGGTGTTCTCCGACCCGACCTGGGGCGTGTCCGACCAGGACATGTTCGACCGCGGCGCCGAGGAGCTGGCCAAGCACGACGGCAAGAAGCCGATCTACGCGCTGCTGCAGACCCTGTCCAACCACACCCCGTATGCGTTGCCCAAGGACCTGCCGGTCGAGAAGGTCACAGGCCAAGGCCGCCTGGACGAGCACCTGACCGCCATGCGCTACTCCGACTGGGCGTTGGGCCAGTTCTTCGAGAAGGCGCGCAAGGAGCCGTACTTCAAGGACACCCTGTTCGTGATCGTTGGCGACCACGGCTTCGGCAACCACGACCAGGTCACCGAACTCGACCTGGGCCGTTTCAACGTACCGCTGCTGCTGATCGCCCCAGGCATCCAGGAAAAGTTCGGTGCCGTCGACCACACCGTGGGCACCCAGGTCGACATCGTGCCGACCATCATGGGTCGCCTCGGTGGCCAGACCCGCCATCAGTGCTGGGGCCGCGACCTGCTCAACCTGCCCGCAGGCGATCAGGGCGTAGGCATGATCAAGCCGTCCGGTAGCGAGCAGATCGTTGGCCTGGTGCAGGGTGATCGCATCCTCATCGAGTCCAAGGACATGAGCCCGCGTCTGTACCGCTACCAGCTGGGCAGCCAGTTCAAGGCCGAGCTGATCGAAAGCCCGGACCAGCCCGAAATGCTGAAAAAGCTCGAAGCGTTCATCCAGACCGCCACCAAGAGCCTGCTGGACAACACCGCCGGTGTGGTCCACGGTACGCCGAAGTAG
- a CDS encoding ribonuclease E inhibitor RraB yields MSSQNDDISSNVLRQMKAGGFDFTRIHPIEFYAVFPDEAGARRAARQFRGESLNAQVRELDDGAWHLELSKVMYATYGGIGDFEETFEQVVSPYGGEVEGWGVKHERPIA; encoded by the coding sequence ATGAGCAGCCAGAACGACGATATCAGCAGCAATGTCCTGCGCCAGATGAAAGCTGGCGGTTTCGACTTCACCCGCATCCATCCCATCGAGTTCTACGCCGTATTCCCCGACGAAGCCGGGGCGCGGCGGGCGGCGAGGCAGTTTCGCGGCGAGTCGCTCAATGCCCAGGTACGCGAGCTCGATGACGGCGCTTGGCACCTCGAACTGAGCAAGGTCATGTATGCCACCTACGGTGGTATCGGGGATTTCGAGGAAACCTTCGAACAGGTCGTATCGCCCTATGGCGGTGAGGTCGAAGGGTGGGGCGTCAAGCATGAGCGGCCGATTGCCTGA
- a CDS encoding c-type cytochrome, whose translation MRHCLALLALLLSLPLHAAQLHLELGDTSRTWSSEALLVHAQAKDINVDQDVSYKRPMQYRAVPLAALLDGVNAGDHLQAVALDGFAAEMPAGPLLQKGPAQAWLAVEDPAHPWPALAPGKPGAGPFYLVWSNPQAGAIRPEQWPFQIATIRRLAPVEQRFPALLPDPALPANDAVRQGFALFQQNCLVCHRLNGAGDAQFGPDLNVPHNPTEYFQPGYLRQYIRDPQSLRQWPQARMPGFAEGVLSDQELDALLAYLGHMAKRRP comes from the coding sequence ATGCGCCACTGCCTAGCCCTCCTGGCCCTGCTGCTGAGCCTACCTCTGCATGCCGCGCAATTGCACCTGGAACTGGGCGATACGTCGCGCACCTGGAGCAGTGAAGCGCTGTTGGTCCATGCCCAGGCCAAGGACATCAACGTCGATCAGGACGTGTCGTACAAACGGCCGATGCAGTATCGAGCCGTGCCGCTGGCAGCGTTGCTCGATGGCGTGAACGCCGGCGACCATCTGCAGGCCGTGGCACTGGATGGCTTTGCTGCCGAGATGCCGGCCGGGCCACTGCTGCAAAAAGGCCCCGCGCAGGCGTGGCTGGCTGTCGAAGACCCCGCCCACCCCTGGCCTGCGCTGGCGCCTGGCAAGCCCGGCGCCGGGCCGTTCTACCTGGTATGGAGCAACCCGCAGGCGGGCGCCATCAGGCCCGAGCAATGGCCCTTCCAGATCGCCACGATTCGCCGCCTGGCGCCTGTGGAGCAACGCTTTCCCGCACTGCTACCGGACCCTGCCCTGCCGGCCAACGATGCGGTGCGCCAGGGCTTTGCCCTGTTCCAGCAAAATTGCCTGGTGTGCCACCGGCTCAATGGTGCGGGGGACGCGCAGTTCGGGCCGGACTTGAACGTGCCGCACAACCCGACCGAGTATTTCCAGCCGGGGTATCTGCGCCAGTACATTCGTGATCCGCAAAGTTTGCGCCAGTGGCCACAGGCGAGGATGCCGGGGTTTGCCGAAGGTGTGTTGAGCGATCAGGAGCTGGATGCGTTGCTGGCCTATCTGGGGCATATGGCCAAGCGTAGGCCCTGA
- a CDS encoding amidotransferase → MSLRICILETDVLRPELTAQYQGYGRMFEQLFSRQPIAAQFFVYNVMNGDYPPDDESYDAYLVTGSKADSFGSDPWIQTLKAYLLKLYERGEKLLGVCFGHQLLALTLGGKAERAEQGWGVGIHRYSLAAHAPWMDPEVSELTLLISHQDQVTELPEGATVIASSDFCPNAAYHIRDQVLCFQGHPEFVHDYSRALLDARQQYLGDEVYHKAIASLATEHQGDLVGEWMLRFIQHPISKANDSAA, encoded by the coding sequence ATGTCGTTACGCATCTGCATCCTTGAAACCGATGTCCTGCGACCGGAACTGACCGCGCAGTATCAGGGCTACGGAAGGATGTTCGAGCAGCTGTTTTCGCGTCAGCCGATCGCAGCGCAGTTTTTCGTCTACAACGTGATGAACGGGGACTACCCCCCGGACGATGAATCCTACGATGCTTACCTTGTGACGGGCAGCAAGGCCGATTCGTTCGGTAGCGATCCCTGGATCCAGACCCTCAAGGCCTACCTGCTCAAGCTCTACGAGCGCGGCGAGAAGTTGCTGGGCGTGTGTTTCGGCCACCAGCTGCTGGCGCTGACCCTCGGCGGCAAGGCCGAGCGCGCCGAGCAGGGCTGGGGTGTGGGCATCCACCGCTACTCACTGGCCGCCCATGCGCCGTGGATGGACCCGGAAGTGTCCGAGCTGACCCTGCTCATCAGCCACCAGGATCAGGTCACCGAGCTGCCGGAAGGCGCCACGGTCATCGCCTCCAGCGATTTCTGCCCGAACGCCGCGTACCACATCCGCGACCAGGTGCTGTGCTTCCAGGGCCACCCGGAGTTCGTCCACGACTATTCCCGGGCACTGCTCGATGCGCGTCAGCAGTACCTGGGCGACGAGGTGTACCACAAGGCCATCGCCAGCCTGGCCACCGAGCACCAGGGCGACCTGGTCGGCGAGTGGATGCTGCGCTTCATCCAGCACCCGATCAGCAAGGCCAACGACAGCGCCGCTTAA
- a CDS encoding magnesium and cobalt transport protein CorA: protein MGRVVAAAVYSAGRKVTNISIDEGSEWASKPGHFVWIGLEEPNAEELANLQCQFHLHELAIEDALEKHSRPKLETFGDALFIVTYSPVRHEGRLEFIETHIFAGNGYIITCRNGHSKSYALVRQRCEARPLLLEHGEDFVLYALLDFVTENYQPVSEAIHGEIEELEQSVLSNSLQEEDIQRLHSLRRDILRLRRYVAPMVEVSEELQRLSFPFIDKNMRPYFRDVQIHVTRQMEDLASIRDIASQTIEIGMLLEASRQSIVQRKFAAWAAILAFPTAIAGIYGMNFQNMPELGWHYGYFTVLGVIGLGCAGLYASFKRSGWL, encoded by the coding sequence ATGGGTCGAGTCGTCGCAGCGGCGGTGTACAGCGCCGGCAGGAAAGTCACCAACATCAGCATCGATGAAGGCAGCGAGTGGGCGAGCAAGCCCGGGCACTTCGTATGGATCGGCCTGGAAGAACCCAACGCCGAGGAACTGGCCAATCTGCAATGCCAGTTCCACCTCCACGAACTGGCCATCGAGGACGCCCTGGAAAAGCACAGCCGACCCAAGCTGGAAACCTTCGGCGACGCACTGTTCATCGTCACCTATTCACCGGTGCGCCACGAAGGTCGGCTGGAATTCATCGAAACCCATATCTTCGCCGGCAACGGCTACATCATCACCTGCCGCAACGGCCACTCCAAGTCCTACGCCCTGGTGCGCCAGCGCTGCGAGGCGCGGCCATTGCTGCTCGAGCACGGCGAGGACTTCGTGCTCTACGCCCTGCTCGACTTCGTCACCGAGAACTACCAGCCGGTCAGCGAAGCCATTCATGGCGAGATCGAGGAGCTGGAGCAGAGCGTGCTCAGCAACTCCCTCCAGGAAGAAGACATCCAGCGCCTGCACAGCCTGCGACGCGACATCCTGCGCCTGCGCCGCTACGTGGCGCCGATGGTCGAGGTGAGCGAAGAACTGCAGCGCCTGAGCTTTCCGTTCATCGACAAGAACATGCGCCCGTATTTTCGCGATGTGCAGATCCACGTCACGCGGCAGATGGAAGACCTGGCGAGCATCCGCGACATCGCCAGCCAGACCATCGAGATCGGCATGCTGCTGGAGGCATCACGGCAGAGCATCGTGCAGCGCAAGTTCGCAGCCTGGGCCGCGATCCTGGCCTTCCCCACGGCGATTGCCGGGATCTATGGGATGAACTTCCAGAACATGCCCGAGCTGGGCTGGCACTATGGGTATTTCACCGTGCTGGGGGTCATTGGCCTGGGGTGCGCGGGGCTGTATGCGAGCTTCAAGCGGTCGGGTTGGCTGTAG
- a CDS encoding lysophospholipid acyltransferase family protein, giving the protein MLYSLRMFLLAVHFLLVGVVGLLIGLCRPFNPDNSRLFARLYSLPATWLMRLRVKAEVGPLWDQPPGCVIIANHQSNFDLFVLGHVVPQRTVAIGKKSLGWIPLFGQLFWLGGNVLVDRSNAYQARKALQLTTRILRDDTSIWIFPEGTRNRSVQLLAFKKGAFHMAIAAGVPIVPVCVSRYARRLSLNSWRRRTVIVRSLPPISTAGMTQQDIPALIEQCRAQMQQSIERMESELANPR; this is encoded by the coding sequence ATGCTTTATTCGCTTCGCATGTTCCTGCTGGCCGTACATTTTCTGCTGGTGGGCGTCGTCGGCCTGCTGATCGGTCTGTGCCGCCCTTTCAACCCTGACAACAGCCGCCTCTTCGCCCGCCTCTACAGCCTGCCGGCAACCTGGCTCATGCGCCTGCGGGTCAAGGCCGAGGTCGGCCCGTTGTGGGACCAGCCGCCCGGCTGCGTGATCATCGCCAACCACCAGTCCAATTTCGACCTGTTCGTGCTCGGTCACGTGGTACCCCAACGCACCGTCGCCATCGGCAAGAAGAGCCTGGGCTGGATCCCGCTGTTCGGCCAGCTGTTCTGGCTCGGCGGCAACGTGCTGGTGGATCGCAGCAACGCCTACCAGGCCCGCAAGGCGCTGCAGCTGACCACGCGAATCCTGCGCGACGACACCTCGATCTGGATCTTTCCGGAAGGCACGCGCAACCGCAGCGTGCAACTGCTGGCATTCAAGAAAGGCGCGTTTCACATGGCCATCGCCGCCGGCGTGCCGATCGTGCCGGTGTGCGTCAGCCGCTATGCCCGGCGCCTGAGCCTGAACAGCTGGCGCCGGCGCACGGTGATCGTGCGCTCGTTGCCACCGATCAGCACGGCTGGCATGACCCAGCAAGACATCCCGGCGCTGATCGAACAATGCCGCGCGCAGATGCAACAGAGCATCGAACGCATGGAAAGCGAGCTGGCCAACCCGCGCTGA
- a CDS encoding crotonase/enoyl-CoA hydratase family protein, giving the protein MSELITYHAEDGIATLTLNNGKVNAISPDLIIAFNAALDRAVQERAVVIITGQPGILSGGYDLKVMTSGPKEAVGLVTAGSTLARRLLSHPFPVVVACPGNAVAKGAFLLLSADYRIGVEGPYKICLNEVQIGMTMHYAGIALARDRLGRAAFQRSVNNAEVFDPQAAVQAGFLDRVVPAEQLHETALAAARELKKLNMLAHKNTKLKVRKALLDELDDAIIRDQEYTG; this is encoded by the coding sequence ATGAGCGAGCTGATTACCTACCACGCCGAAGATGGCATCGCCACCCTGACCCTGAACAACGGCAAGGTCAACGCCATCTCGCCAGACCTGATCATCGCCTTCAATGCCGCGCTCGACCGCGCCGTGCAGGAACGTGCGGTGGTGATCATCACCGGCCAGCCCGGCATTCTCTCCGGCGGCTACGACCTCAAGGTAATGACCAGCGGCCCCAAGGAAGCGGTCGGGCTGGTGACCGCCGGCTCCACCCTGGCGCGCCGCCTGCTGTCGCACCCGTTCCCGGTGGTGGTCGCCTGCCCGGGCAATGCCGTGGCCAAGGGGGCCTTCCTGCTCTTGTCGGCGGACTACCGCATCGGCGTCGAGGGGCCGTACAAGATCTGCCTGAACGAAGTGCAGATCGGCATGACCATGCATTACGCCGGCATCGCCCTGGCGCGTGATCGTCTGGGCCGCGCGGCCTTCCAGCGTTCGGTGAACAATGCCGAGGTGTTCGACCCACAGGCGGCGGTGCAAGCCGGCTTCCTCGACCGCGTGGTGCCAGCCGAGCAACTGCATGAAACCGCCCTGGCCGCCGCGCGCGAGCTGAAGAAACTGAACATGCTGGCGCACAAGAACACCAAGCTGAAGGTGCGCAAGGCATTGCTCGACGAGCTGGACGACGCGATCATTCGGGACCAGGAATACACGGGCTGA